The genomic region GTCATAGAAATCTGCCTCGCTCTCGTGAAAAAATATCTGCCCAAAAACAGATAAGTCTTCTGTAATATCCCTCAAGATAACTTCCAGGCCCATTTTTTCAGCAAGTTTTTTTGGTTCAAGCGGCATAGGTTTTTTCAAGACCGCAGGATAGTGCCTTTGCAAAAAATCATTGGCTACAGCATCAAGCTGTTCCTTTTTAATATAAGGAACCAACGAGTCCGATAACGGTTGGGGGTTCTTGTTCTTTTGGCTGTAGAGACATATTTCTCTGATTACAAAATCATCCAGGCTACATTCTAAATCCCCAGAGCATCGTAACAAAAACCACTTGTTAAATAGATCGTAATCATCATAGTGGTAATCGCCCTCTGTGACCTCGATTTCCGCATCTATGATAACATCAAACTCAATTTTGAGCTCTGGTAGATCCCCCACTGATACAAATTTGACTTCAATTTCTGAAAGAGATATTTCTCCAATATTCTTAACATTTTTCAAGTCTAGATCTAAGTTGTCGGGGTTTTCTTCAATATACTTTTCAATAGCAGAATAAAATTCGTTATAAAACCTGCTGGAAACATAGTCAGTAAAAGAACGATTAGCCGCCATAGAACTCCCCCTTAATTTAACAAATTAGCCACTAGATTTTCTTCAATGGCATTCCCCATAATATTCAATTCCAAAATGTAACCGGTCGCAACACGCTTTCCCTTAACACTGTACTTACATCACTCCCTTGTTGACGACATATTTAATAATATACCATAGTCACATATTTTCAGAAGAAGAGCACAACAATTATGATTAAGAGTTGTGCTCTCAAAATAGTTTTAATTAATCTTTAATGTGATACCAATGTTTCAGTGATCTACAAAGTAGCAGATTTAATGTATTTCTCGCTTTACTCTTGAGCTTCCTCTATTTTTTCATCTTCAAGTTTTAACGCCTGAGTATAAAGATCATCTGCCTTCTTACGTACTGTCTCAATATATTTTTCATCATCGTATTTTTCGTGTGCTTTTTGGGATATATATGACAGTTGTCGATGAACCTTAATTTTTTTATCAAACTTAGGGATTCTGATTGGCAGCCTAATTTTAAAAGTTCTCTTGTCTGAGGACGACAAAATAAACTTTTCAACGATATTCGAGTTTAGAATCGCACAAATATAATGGGCTTCACTTTTTGTAATAAAATCTCCGTCTACATTTTGCGATATAGATACACAATGGTTTTGAAAAGCTGGTGGTTTTTCTCCACCCCAATCAGTTTTAATAGTACCTGTAACAGCTGAAACCCATTTAGTATTATCTCTAAATAATACATAATATGGTGCATGTGAATAAGCACCTGTTCTTGCTAATGCATAAAACTCTGCAGTATCATCGTTAATAAGTTTGTTGCTATATTGTGTCTGCCCTTCAAGATAAGGTCTGTTCTCCATAAAATAATTATACAAGAGCTTCGAATTTTCATATATTTCGCTGGAGGGGATAGGGGTTTTACTTCTCTCGCGATCATACGGAAAAGCCACAATGTATTTCGATTCTTCAATATGAAATCTTTTTATGTCAACTCCTTTTACCAGAGGCCTAAGGTATTTAGTTTCTATTTCTCTTTGTTTCTTTGGAACTTTAAATTTCGACCGATTGCTTTGGTAGTTTTCAACTTTAACTTTATTGCCTTTTATTTCGATTAATTTAAGTAATTGAACCTCTTGAGGATAAAACTCAACCCCTTCTCTCCCAATATAGTTACTACTTCCCGAAATTAATCTAAAGTTTTCTGCCTCACTATTATTTAATGAATAACTAAAAGCTGTAATATTTTTATTAAGTCTTTCCAACTTCGCTTCGTCAACATTAAAATATTCATTAAAATTAGTGCTAGATATTTTGTTGGAAATCCGTCGTAAGTTTAGCCCATCTTTCAATTTTACAAATTTTAGGCTAACTCCATTTTGATAACTCTGTTTTTTGTCAGATATAATATAGGTGCAAAACAATTGTTGTACTGGATGAAATGGGTGACCAGATCGGGTCCAATCTGTAACCTCTTGTAAATATAACTGCCTTCCATCCTTAAGTTTTAAATTCCTAAAGCCTTCATAGCTCTGTTGAAATAAAATAGATTGGGGCATTAGAAAAGCTAATACACCGTTTTCTTTTAACCAGTTTTCAGCCGCGATATTTGTTATTAGTGCACATATATTTAAACTTATCCCTCCAGTTCTTACATCTCCTGAAAATAAATCTCGCGAAACACAAGAAGCTTTTATGTTTTCTCTATAAACTGAAGGAAGCGATTTCCAATCAACCCACGGTGGATTCCCCACAATAAGATCAAACTTTCCAAGGGTATTAGTTATGAAAAAATTAGTAATGCTATTTATGAGACTGGTTGTAAGCAAGCCCTCTTCATTAAGCTTTTTGAAGTTGCCAAGAATATGATCCAAATCTTCTTCAGAAGCATCTTCACTTAGTTGTGAAAGTTTTCCCTTTATTTTTTCATCGTCATTTGTCCTTAAATAGACTTGTATATCTTGCATGATTTGAGTATATCTGTCCTTACTTGATAAAAGATCCACCGGAAATCTAATTTCTACGTTCTCATTAGACGCTTGAATGGTTTTACAAATATATTTTTTATCTTCACTCATCATATCAGCATTAGAAACAGTTGAATCACCAATATAAACAGGTATATGGAAATCATAAGCTTCGCTAATGATATCGGATACACCTATAAAATAATTTATTCTAGCAAGAATAACAGCTAGGATGTTAGCATCTATCATTGCAACTTCATTCAATATTTTTTTCAATTTGATATCATGTTCAAAATTTTTATAGGCTTCTCTTTTTCTGTGTATAAAATCAATAATGAAAGTTCCAGATCCACCAGTTGGGTCTAACACTCGTAAACCATCATGATATTCTATTGGCAAATGATCCAGCGCTTGATTGTTAACATTCTCTGTTAACCACATGTCTGTGTAATATTCACCTAAAGAGTGTCTAACACTTGATGGCATAATTGCCATGTACAAATCTCTAAAAAGGTCCTCTGTTCTCTCTGTTAAAGCAGGCCTATCTTCATATTTTTTAAGTATTTTTATTATTGAATCTATTGACAGGTATATGTCTCGTGACCACTGTTCACTTCTAAATGGCCACACAAAACACTCTATCTCAAGCAAGTTATATATACCAATGCTGTTTGAAGCATTCCCGTTCGCAATATTTTCTAATTCTGTTCTAGCTACCTGGTAATCTAGATTGGTGAAATCAGCCAACGAAAAATCAATTCTATCGTGTTTTATTGTAGACACAATCTTGTAAGCTAATAAGATTGCAATTATTGCAACTGAAGTCTGCAAAGCGAATAAAATTTTATACTCCTCTTCTGCTTTTATTTCATCAAGGTCCACAATAGCAGATAAATCTCTTCTTCTGTTCTCAATTGCTGTTTGTTGAGAGATGTCTTCGTGAGATAGTCCAAAGTTACTTTTCCAAAACTCAAAGTCCAGTTTTGTAGTTGAAGTCATTTCACTAAGCGAAGCATATAAAGATTTTGTTAAACTATCGACAGGACTACTACCCGCTGATTTCTTCTCAATTAAATCTCGAATCAGGTTTTCTGAACTTAAAGCGGCTAGAGATAATTCCATGATAGAACGAATAAGCCTGTCTAAAGCTTGAGCATTAAAATCTTGCCTAGCTTCTTCTACTATCGAACCATTTGTCATCTGAATAAATTGGCACTTTAATCCATCAGTAATAATAGCTAAATAGTCACCTTCTTCTTCAGCATATAAAGCATTTAAGTAGTCAATTGCTTGATTTGCCGCATCTTTAATCAGGTTGTTAGTGTTGTAGTTATCCTTGTATTTGTACTCTATTATAACCGTATTGATTTTCGAATCTATTCTACCGCTTTTTTTATTTGGGGATGATAATGGATGAAATTTCGTACCATCAGGTTCTGGAAATTTTACAGTTCTTTCCTTAAAAGGTCTATATCCTTCAAACCCCAGTGGTTCCAATACATCATTAGATATATTAAGTAATGTGTGATCTACAATGAAGGCAGTATCCGCCTCACTATTTGCAGATTCCGCATGGTCATTTATTTTTCTTGTCATATTATCTAAAAAGCTTGAAAACTCTTTACTGCTTAGACAGTACTCCAGCCCTTTCCTTTTACTCTCCTTCATTATTTCCTCTAACAATCCCAGTCTTGTGTTATTGCCCATCAAACTCCTCCTCGATTTTTGTTTATTTTTTAAATCTAAAATTCAGAAATACTCTTATAGCAGTTACCTTAGTAATTTATCATGCCCACTAAATTATATCAGAACACTCGTGTTTTTGTCAATCTTATTCTGATTTTTTCTTGCTATGTTCTCGCAACAGAGGTAATATATTCATGCTAAATACTAATTAAGGAGGTTATTATTTGAATACTATTGCTATATCCAATCAAGTTAAACACAAGCTTCCCACACAGGCTCGAACAATTATTTGCGGTCTATATGACAAGTTCAGGTGTTATGGTAAAATCCACTATCTCAGAATCGAAAAAGATATTAACAATTCCAGTAAACCTGGCATAACAAGATTTACACATTTTGTGCCTGAGCTTAATCTAGAGTACTGTATCCTTGTCAGGAGAATGTTTTCAAGTGAAACAGTAGATGTTATAATTTTTCATCACAACAATAAGAAGTATATGATTTTAGCAAAAGAATTTAATGAAATGGTTAATAAGTATTAACCAGGGGTTTTATTCTCTAAATGCATTATTTTAAGATTACTGCACACATCAAAGAAATTTAAACATCTATCTTGTCTCCACAACCCCTATGAAAATAGGGGTTATCTAATCTGTCAACTCAACCCTATCACATTCAAGACAGTTGATATGTTCCCGAAAACAAAAAAAATAAGGGTTTCCTAATATGAGCACCTCCGGCAAAACAGCCTCGAGAAAAACTCAATATCTGGAAACCCTTTATTTATAAGCTTTTTCAGTATCTAAAACATCGTATTCACCTTTACCCTTGACATCAATACTACACACTCCACATGCCCACTATGAGGGAACATGTCCACTGGCTGAACTTGCTTTAGTTCATACTTTTTTTCTTGGCATAGATACTTTAAATCTCTGGCTAAGGTTGAGGGGTTACAGGATACATATACCACCTTGTGTGGTGATATTTCTTTTATTGCATCTAGCAGCTTTTCATCGCACCCTTTTCTTGGTGGATCCACCACTACTACGTCATATTTATCTCCTTTTTTAGCTTGATCTACTATAACTTCTTCCGCTTTTCCTACCTTGAAGTGGGCATTTTTTATGCCGTTTATTTTTGCATTTTCTTTGGCATCTTCTATGGCTTGTGGCACTATTTCCACTCCTAGCACCTCTTTTGCTTGCTGGGCTAAAAATAGCGAGATGCTTCCTATACCGCAATATGCATCTAACACTTTTTCTTTGCCGGTGAGGCTGGCATATTCTAAGGTTTTGCCATAGAGGATTTCCATTCCCTTAGGGTTAATCTGGAAAAAAGACAGCGGGGAAATCTTGTACTCTATACCACTTACTTGTTCTGTTATGTAGCCATTTCCAAACATGGTTAAATTCTTAGTTCCCATAACGACGTTGGTTTTTTTAGAGTTGATATTAAAAACTAGAGTATCTACTGCTTCTAAACTTTTAATCCTATCGACAAGCTCTTTCTTTTTATGGAAATCTTCTTTTGTAACTACTAGTATCGCCATTAGCTCATCGGTGTTAAAGCCAATTTTAGTAACTATGTGACGGACTATGCCTTTGCCTGTTTTCTCGTTGTAAGTAGGTATGTTAAGGTGATGTAGTTCTTTAGAAATTCTGTCGAGCACTTGATTACTTTTAGGATGCTGGATATGACAGTTTTCTAGCGGTACTATTTCGTGGCTCTTAGGCTTATAAAATCCTGCCACTGTTTTCCCGTCAACTACCCCTACCGGTGATTGAACTTTGTTGCGATATTTTTTATCTCCAGCTGTTAAGGTATGGTGGATTATTGGATCATTAAATCCTCCGATTCTCTCTAGTGCATCTTTTACAAGCTTTCTCTTTAGCTTCAGCTGATATGAGTAGTCAGTATGCTGAAGATTGCAGCCACCGCATTCATGATAAGTTGGGCAATTTGGTTTTATCCTTTGTGGCGATGGGTTTAAAACTTCTTTGATTAAACCACGGCCGTAATTTTTCTTTAAGCTGATTATTTCTATTTCCACCTTATCTTCAGGAAGGCCTTGGGGCACAAAAACCGTAAAACCATCTATTTTTCCCACACCTTCCCCTTGGTGGGTAACATCTTCAATTGTAACTATGTATTTATTTCCTTTTTGTAAATTAGACATCTATAGTTTCTCCCTCGTTTCTCTTTTTTGCTTACAATTATTATAACTGTTTTAATAGGCGAAAACAAAATTTACTATAAAGTAAAACTTCAATCAGTGTTTTTTTCTTCTTCCCTGCGATAAAAAAACTCCAATTCCCTCTTTCAAACTTAAGGGATTTGAAGTTTTGTCTGAAATTTATTTATAGGTTGACCAACCTAATATATCATATATTATTCAGTATCTAATCAATCCTTCTGCTATATTTACTAAACCAGCAATAACTAAAAAGTATGCTACTAGATGATGGATATTTAATATGTTTAGCGCGCCTATTATAATAAAGATTGATCCTAAACTGATTCGAATTACCCTATCTACATCTCCAACATTTTTTCTAAAGTTTGACCGCATTTAATCACCTCTAAATTAATGCCTAACTAGTATTATTATGGTGATTAAGCGTACTTTCTATCCTCGGCTTTTTAAATACAAATGTTCTACGCTGTTTGCTTTTAAAAGTATTGTGTCTTTTTTTGTAATCTCAAAAACGTGAAAGCCTGTATCTGAAGTAGGAAATCTAATATTTGTATTTACCGGCAACTTAAAAATTGCTTTATACAGCATCGAAATAGTCCCTCCATGAGCTACAATGCAAACAGTTTTCTGCCGGTTATTTTCGAGGTTTTCATCTTTAAATTTATGCCAAAATAATTCTATTCTAAATCTAAAATCTATTGTAGATTCGCCATTTGGTAACGGTCTGTAAATCTTTTCTTCCGATTGTGGAGGAAATCTCTTCTCAGCTTCTTCAAAGGTAAGACCTGCTAAGTCGCCGTTGTTTATTTCCAATAACTGATCAACTTCAATGGGCTGACGCATAATCTTTCTACCCAAGATCTGAGCCGTTTCTTTCGCCCTTTTTAAAGGACTGCAGTATACCTCGTCAATTCCAAAATATGTAGATAAGTAGTTGGCCAACGCCTTAGCTTGTTCTTTGCCTAGACTTGTCAATTCAAAGTCAGCTCTACCTTCATGCCGACCAGAAATATCTGCTTCTGATTGCCCATGTCTTAACAAAATTAACCTTAACATCAGCCCTCTTCCCTTCTATGTTTATTGTAGAGCTCATCCTTACTTTTGTACATTTTTGTATCTGAAATCCCAACTAATTTATTGTAATCTATGGCTTCGTCTGGAAAGGTTGCTATTCCATAACAAAAACTTGTGTTTATGGATATCCCATTTACATCAATAGGATTTTCTACTTTTTTCTTAATAAGCTCTAACCTTTCTTTTAATTGTCCCTTGCCACAGTTAGAAAAAACGGCAACAAACTCATCTCCGCCAAGTCTTGCCACATACTCATCTTGCTTTAATGCTTGTTTTAATATATTAGCGAAATTTTTAATCAATGAGTCTCCAGCTAAGTGCCCGAAAGTGTCGTTAATATCTTTAAGACGGTTTAAGTCAAATATCACTAAATAGAACTTATTTTCGTTATCTATTTTTTCATTAATAAGGGTTTCAAAGTATCTTCTGTTATAAACACCTGTCAAGTCATCATATCTGCTTAGATACAGTGTCTTTTCATGCAGCTGTCGTTTGTTAATAGCTATCGCTACTTGCTTTCGTACATACTCCATTAAATTCCAATCTACTTCATCAAAAATATCGTTTTCTTCACATTCTATGCTCACAAAGCCATATAACTTATTGTCCACAAAAATAGGCCCACACATCGAAGATC from Proteinivorax hydrogeniformans harbors:
- the rlmD gene encoding 23S rRNA (uracil(1939)-C(5))-methyltransferase RlmD, whose protein sequence is MSNLQKGNKYIVTIEDVTHQGEGVGKIDGFTVFVPQGLPEDKVEIEIISLKKNYGRGLIKEVLNPSPQRIKPNCPTYHECGGCNLQHTDYSYQLKLKRKLVKDALERIGGFNDPIIHHTLTAGDKKYRNKVQSPVGVVDGKTVAGFYKPKSHEIVPLENCHIQHPKSNQVLDRISKELHHLNIPTYNEKTGKGIVRHIVTKIGFNTDELMAILVVTKEDFHKKKELVDRIKSLEAVDTLVFNINSKKTNVVMGTKNLTMFGNGYITEQVSGIEYKISPLSFFQINPKGMEILYGKTLEYASLTGKEKVLDAYCGIGSISLFLAQQAKEVLGVEIVPQAIEDAKENAKINGIKNAHFKVGKAEEVIVDQAKKGDKYDVVVVDPPRKGCDEKLLDAIKEISPHKVVYVSCNPSTLARDLKYLCQEKKYELKQVQPVDMFPHSGHVECVVLMSRVKVNTMF
- a CDS encoding DUF2892 domain-containing protein, translated to MRSNFRKNVGDVDRVIRISLGSIFIIIGALNILNIHHLVAYFLVIAGLVNIAEGLIRY
- a CDS encoding histidine phosphatase family protein, which produces MLRLILLRHGQSEADISGRHEGRADFELTSLGKEQAKALANYLSTYFGIDEVYCSPLKRAKETAQILGRKIMRQPIEVDQLLEINNGDLAGLTFEEAEKRFPPQSEEKIYRPLPNGESTIDFRFRIELFWHKFKDENLENNRQKTVCIVAHGGTISMLYKAIFKLPVNTNIRFPTSDTGFHVFEITKKDTILLKANSVEHLYLKSRG